A single Kwoniella bestiolae CBS 10118 chromosome 6, complete sequence DNA region contains:
- a CDS encoding pH-response regulator protein palA/RIM20: protein MSNFLPIPAKRALPLPSFSQHLLNYISNHFRDAHPEAFKRDVEALVSMRKEWVEAKVEGHPEIVRGLMRYHAQLSFLSTKFPSDISLQFTYHLPFPPTYSLSPDAPVSLASITFERASVLFNIAGLYASMAAAERRAEAEGIKRALGYLTSAAGVLEHLVKHVLPTLQSELSSPHAAGYDISESFLGTLKEFVLAEAQECYWQQAVLQGTYKNGLIGKLSMKVSEYYKSALSSMNGTDYPSSSFFPANWISHITVKQCHFEAAAQYRLSQEDLEKSRYGEEIARLRVAEGLAKKGLEAGKKGVADSVLSDLKNLQSAVRSALERAVRDNDLVYVSPIPPANQLAPISGVGMVKVSIPTEVSEPIAWLMGGGAGMPALFSALVPYGVHLALSIYDDRKDTLVRELDGKREELDGVAASTLQSLNLPGSIQALERPVGLPPSLLKKAEEVDSAGGVDRIRSLLNEVARLSKANAQSLNEAMDVLDQEATENETLLSRQPELQSSRPPSHIANQPLIATAQQYDATIKQASASDGTVRQKWEEWGHLIDILAGGEDSINDYVPSTSSSQNGYSSLPPSVRPIRASLEDLDDRISHRARLVNEARNIAAADDIRPAVLTEATRLAHGGTGDVKTEWFEDLFGRSLEKYDRIKEEMEAESGKQVALLEQIRGQNESFISERKEDPIVKERERRLQDMDLAYWKWREIVDNAEEGIKFYNSFADMLNQFKGTCTQFLNSRRVDIGQITQQFHNVSFEEPPSHSPSPSPASHQQPSYTSTSPPAQRNAPPPSPPKTFSLSHPSSGQWQSSSDFLPPPPPPPILRSGGIQTQPRAAPPPPADATPRRVTRASAAANRGPIGDAERNPYSKGTRRGGGGVV, encoded by the exons ATG TCCAACTTCCTCCCCATACCAGCCAAACGTGcactccccctcccttctttctctcaacatcttctcaacTACATATCAAACCATTTCCGAGATGCCCACCCGGAAGCATTCAAGAGAGACGTCGAGGCATTAGTATCAATGAGGAAAGAGTGGGTAGAGGCCAAAGTAGAGGGCCATCCCGAGATCGTCAGAGGTCTAATGAG GTACCATGCTCAATTATCATTTCTGTCCACCAAATTTCCTTCGGATATCTCACTACAATTCAcatatcatcttcccttccctcctaCATACTCTCTATCACCCGATGCGCCGGTCTCGCTAGCGTCAATAACGTTCGAAAGAGCCAGTGTGCTGTTTAATATAGCTGGACTGTACGCTTCTatggctgctgctgagagGAGAGCGGAAGCTGAGGGAATTAAGAGGGCTTTAGGCTATCTCACC TCTGCAGCAGGTGTGCTTGAACATCTAGTCAAACATGTCTTACCAACTTTACAGTCTGAGCTGTCCTCACCTCACGCAGCAGGGTACGATATTTCCGAGTCGTTCTTAGGTACATTGAAGGAGTTTGTGCTGGCAGAAGCGCAGGAATGCTACTGGCAGCAAGCAGTCTTAC AGGGGACATATAAGAATGGACTGATTGGGAAGCTATCAATGAAGGTTTCAGAGTACTATAAATCCGCTCTATCGTCTATGAACGGAACGGattatccttcttcatcgttctTCCCCGCC aaCTGGATATCTCATATAACGGTGAAACAGTGTCATTTTGAAGCTGCGGCTCAATATAGATTAAGTCAAGAAGATCTAGAAAAGAGTAGATATGGTGAAGAAATCGCTAGGTTAAGAGTCGCAGAAGGTTTGGCTAAGAAAGGTTTGGAGGCTGGTAAGAAAGGTGTTGCGGATTCTGTTCTATCAGATCTCAAG AATCTCCAATCAGCCGTCAGATCCGCTCTGGAAAGGGCCGTACGAGATAACGATCTCGTTTACGTCTCTCCTATCCCACCTGCCAACCAGCTCGCTCCTATTTCCGGAGTAGGAATGGTCAAAGTGTCTATACCGACGGAAGTGTCTGAGCCAATTGCTTggttgatgggtggtggagcaggtaTGCCAGCGTTGTTTAGCGCTTTGGTACCGTACGGTGTACATCTGGCTTTGA GTATATACGATGATAGAAAGGATACGCTGGTGCGAGAGttagatgggaagagggaagagctcGACGGAGTAGCTGCTAG TACCTTACAATCACTCAATCTACCCGGATCGATACAAGCGCTCGAGAGGCCAGTAGGGCTACCACCATCTTTGCTGAAGAAGGCGGAGGAGGTCGATTCGGCCGGTGGGGTCGACAGGATAAGAAGTCTTCTTAACGAAGTGGCTAGATTGTCGAAGGCAAATGCCCAATCATTAAACGAG GCTATGGATGTCCTGGATCAAGAAGCTACCGAAAATGAAACCCTTCTTTCAAGACAACCTGAACTGCAGTCCAGTCGACCGCCATCTCACATTGCCAATCAACCTTTGATAGCTACTGCTCAGCAGTATGATGCTACCATCAAACAAGCCTCTGCAAGCGATGGCACAGTGAGGCAGAAATGGGAAGAGTGGGGACATCTGATCGATATCCTCGCGggtggagag GATTCCATCAACGATTATGtgccttcaacctcctcatcgcaAAACGGGTACTCAAGTCTTCCGCCTTCTGTACGACCCATCCGAGCGTCATTAGAAGATCTGGACGACCGCATATCCCATAGAGCGAGATTGGTGAATGAAGCTAGGAACATAGCGGCAGCCGATGATATACGCCCTGCTGTGTTGACTGAAGCGACCAGGCTGGCTCACGGAGGTACAGGGGATGTCAAGACGGAATGGTTTGAGGATCTCTTTGGACGAAGCTTGGAGAAGTACGATCGGAtcaaagaggagatggaggcTGAGAGTGGAAAACAGGTTGCATTGCTGGAACAGATCAGA GGTCAAAATGAGTCGTTCATATCGGAACGTAAGGAAGATCCTATAGTGAAAGAGCGGGAGAGGAGATTGCAGGATATGGACCTGGCATATTGGAAATGGAGAGAGATCGTCGATAatgctgaagaagggatCAAATTTTACAACTCGTTTGCGGATATGTTGAATCAGTTTAAAGGGACTTGCACGCAGTTCTTGAATTCTAGGAGGGTTGATATCGG TCAAATCACCCAACAATTCCACAATGTATCGTTCGAAGAACCTCCATCAcattccccttctccctctccagcTTCACATCAACAACCATCGTACACCTCGACCTCGCCTCCGGCTCAGCGCAATGCTCCTCCCCCGTCCCCACCCAAGACATTCTCCCTTTCTCACCCCTCATCAGGCCAATGGCAATCCTCTTCAGACTtcttacctccccctccaccgcCTCCTATTCTCAGATCAGGCGGTATACAGACTCAACCTCGCGCTGCACCCCCTCCGCCCGCTGATGCCACTCCTAGGAGGGTGACTCGTGCTTCGGCTGCTGCTAATAGGGGTCCTATAGGGGATGCTGAGAGGAACCCTTATAGTAAAGGTacgaggaggggagggggaggtgttGTATGA